The following proteins are co-located in the Fimbriiglobus ruber genome:
- a CDS encoding polysaccharide biosynthesis tyrosine autokinase, with amino-acid sequence MQRSSASEAQMPIPLTPAQPSGQQYASGFQPSVPGQTLAPTAAARAWPTLPELVNALKRRLVLATFLGMLVGMAAAAAVWLALPSGKHTAMALIQLKPIVSAGKQSMGEDFESFKQTQMRLLKTRMLLDRVVSNPNVSRLPDIKGTDDPVTFLEDRIKLRWGSPEILEVSMNGDDPKQILLIVNTMVDEYIKDADSDERQGRQRRRKIIEAHLETLNRLIKSREDRLKDWVKLGQAPGEQASVLKMKLLTDEVSKFNSTVSSLSLEIVSHETNLITLQHKQSVIDMQEVSLDELEKAVAKNEKVAPKVEARNIAIAQFEKLKTAVKEDSPLYAREKDHLAKLEEDLRTTLEEFRSKVEADIRAALKREIKSDIEREKQFVTYKTTLTKKLGEEIKRLEKELELARGANVQGIIDLGDLGPLKEQRAAMEKERLDLDLLDRSDSRIQLRQPAVVSQLLNIQKKILCGIAAFFAGFLLIALAVAFLEWRSRRVDSVDQVVNELGLRVIGTIPAFPSKSSLRSGDAGQAQNWRFVLNESVNSARTMLLHTAKTQNMQVLMVTSAMQGEGKTSLASQLATSMATAGLRTLVLDCDLRNPSLHKLFDSPLTPGCAEVLLQEVDVSDAVQPTTVPNLWLIPAGQCSNRVIAALAQGHPLETLFNRLRGQFDFIVVDSCPVLPVADALLVGQHVDGVVISILQDISQLPKVLTASEKLTQLNIPLLGAVVNGIKPDIHAYGYNYVKQLPA; translated from the coding sequence ATGCAACGCTCTTCCGCCAGCGAAGCCCAGATGCCTATACCGTTGACCCCGGCTCAGCCGTCGGGCCAACAATACGCCTCCGGCTTCCAGCCTTCCGTCCCCGGCCAAACACTGGCTCCGACCGCGGCTGCCCGCGCCTGGCCGACGCTGCCCGAACTCGTCAACGCGTTAAAGCGTCGCCTCGTTCTGGCGACGTTCCTCGGCATGCTCGTGGGCATGGCGGCGGCGGCGGCGGTTTGGCTCGCGCTGCCGTCCGGCAAGCACACCGCGATGGCCTTAATTCAACTCAAGCCGATCGTTTCTGCCGGCAAGCAATCGATGGGCGAAGATTTCGAGTCGTTCAAGCAGACGCAGATGCGGCTTCTGAAAACACGGATGTTACTCGACCGGGTTGTCTCCAACCCGAACGTCAGCCGACTACCCGACATCAAGGGGACCGACGACCCCGTAACGTTCCTCGAAGACCGTATCAAGCTCCGATGGGGTTCGCCCGAAATCCTCGAAGTTTCCATGAACGGGGACGATCCGAAACAGATCCTGCTGATCGTAAACACGATGGTCGACGAGTACATCAAGGACGCCGATTCGGACGAGCGGCAGGGGCGGCAGCGTCGCCGGAAGATCATCGAAGCCCACCTCGAAACGCTGAACCGGTTGATCAAGAGTCGCGAAGACCGTCTAAAAGATTGGGTGAAGCTCGGTCAGGCACCCGGTGAGCAAGCGAGCGTACTCAAGATGAAATTGTTGACGGATGAAGTATCGAAGTTTAACAGCACTGTTTCCTCGCTCTCACTGGAAATTGTCAGTCATGAAACGAATTTGATCACGCTGCAGCACAAACAAAGCGTCATCGACATGCAGGAAGTCAGCCTGGACGAACTCGAAAAGGCCGTTGCCAAAAACGAAAAAGTCGCTCCCAAGGTCGAAGCCAGGAACATTGCGATAGCACAGTTCGAAAAACTGAAAACGGCCGTTAAAGAGGATTCGCCACTCTACGCGCGAGAAAAAGACCACCTGGCCAAACTCGAAGAAGATCTGCGAACAACTTTGGAAGAATTCCGGTCCAAGGTCGAAGCGGATATTCGTGCGGCTTTGAAACGAGAAATCAAGTCCGACATAGAGCGTGAGAAACAGTTTGTGACCTACAAAACGACCCTGACCAAAAAACTTGGTGAAGAGATTAAGCGGCTGGAAAAAGAGCTGGAATTAGCCCGGGGGGCTAACGTTCAAGGGATTATCGACCTCGGGGATTTGGGGCCTCTTAAAGAACAACGGGCCGCAATGGAGAAGGAACGACTCGACCTCGATCTGCTCGACCGGTCCGACTCGCGCATTCAATTGCGGCAACCGGCCGTGGTAAGTCAGCTTTTGAACATCCAGAAAAAGATCCTTTGCGGGATCGCGGCGTTCTTCGCCGGATTCCTACTAATCGCGCTGGCGGTGGCGTTCCTGGAATGGCGGTCCCGCCGGGTCGACTCGGTCGATCAGGTGGTGAACGAACTCGGGCTGCGGGTGATCGGAACGATTCCGGCGTTCCCGAGCAAATCGAGCCTCCGGTCCGGCGACGCGGGGCAGGCCCAGAACTGGCGGTTCGTCTTGAACGAATCGGTCAACTCCGCCCGGACAATGCTCTTGCACACCGCCAAAACCCAGAACATGCAAGTTCTGATGGTCACGAGCGCGATGCAGGGGGAAGGGAAGACCTCGCTGGCGAGCCAGCTCGCGACCAGTATGGCGACCGCCGGCTTGCGGACGCTGGTCCTCGACTGCGACCTCCGGAATCCGTCCCTGCACAAGCTGTTCGACTCGCCGCTCACCCCCGGGTGTGCGGAAGTGCTTCTTCAAGAAGTGGACGTAAGTGACGCCGTTCAACCGACCACCGTCCCCAATTTGTGGCTGATCCCGGCCGGCCAGTGTTCGAACCGCGTGATCGCGGCCTTGGCTCAGGGGCACCCATTGGAAACGCTGTTCAACCGCCTCCGCGGGCAGTTCGACTTCATCGTGGTTGACTCGTGCCCCGTGCTCCCCGTGGCCGACGCCCTGCTCGTCGGGCAGCACGTGGACGGAGTCGTCATCTCGATCCTGCAAGACATCAGTCAGCTCCCAAAGGTGTTGACGGCTTCCGAAAAACTGACCCAACTGAACATTCCGCTCCTCGGCGCGGTGGTCAACGGCATCAAGCCGGACATCCACGCTTACGGGTACAACTACGTCAAGCAGTTGCCGGCATGA
- a CDS encoding polysaccharide biosynthesis/export family protein translates to MFRRFRRMRLLVLVAWAAGTAAGCQSAGGPPRPLFGGGGGGGMVAPGGPVAVNSPVTQTAAVDERAADHDPGFGVVPAAGVGTIIPPGTQPHFNPAQKAEPVDSQVLPKELNKVTMPPYVVEAPDILVLNAQRLVPLPPYFVQPLDVLYLFAPDAPEKAPINRLYQVDPDGTLDLGPNYGGALRVMDLNTQDIEKLLSARLKSFLKNPTISVSLAQSKGIQTIQGQHIVRPDGTVSLGFYGSVYVAGMTLPQIKAAIELHLSRFLYKPEISVDMFAYNSKYYYVITDFAGSGEQVVRIPSTGNETVLDAISFIGGLSAVSTKRLWIARPAPAGVGDQILPVDWKGITRRASTGTNYQLLPGDRLFVMGSPAAKVDNAMARTLAPVNRAFGAILLGTTTVQTIQNPSILSGVGR, encoded by the coding sequence ATGTTCCGGCGTTTTCGAAGAATGCGGCTACTCGTGTTGGTAGCCTGGGCAGCGGGCACGGCGGCCGGGTGTCAGTCCGCCGGCGGCCCGCCCCGCCCCTTGTTCGGCGGCGGAGGCGGCGGCGGTATGGTCGCCCCTGGTGGGCCGGTGGCAGTCAACAGCCCGGTCACACAGACCGCGGCCGTCGACGAAAGGGCCGCGGATCATGATCCCGGCTTCGGAGTCGTTCCCGCGGCGGGCGTCGGGACGATCATTCCTCCGGGCACGCAGCCCCACTTCAACCCGGCGCAAAAGGCGGAGCCGGTCGACTCCCAAGTCCTGCCGAAAGAATTAAACAAAGTCACGATGCCGCCTTACGTCGTGGAGGCTCCGGACATTCTCGTCCTCAACGCCCAGCGACTCGTCCCGCTCCCGCCGTATTTCGTGCAGCCGCTCGACGTACTCTACTTGTTCGCCCCGGACGCCCCGGAAAAAGCGCCGATCAACCGGCTCTATCAGGTCGATCCGGACGGAACTCTCGACCTCGGGCCGAATTACGGCGGGGCGCTCCGGGTGATGGACCTGAACACCCAGGACATCGAAAAGCTCTTGTCCGCCCGCTTGAAGAGCTTCCTGAAGAATCCGACGATCAGCGTATCGCTGGCCCAATCGAAGGGGATTCAAACGATCCAGGGGCAGCACATCGTCCGGCCGGACGGGACCGTGTCCCTCGGCTTCTACGGGAGTGTGTACGTCGCCGGGATGACGCTCCCGCAGATCAAGGCCGCGATCGAGTTGCACCTGAGCCGGTTCCTGTACAAACCGGAAATCAGCGTCGACATGTTCGCTTACAACAGCAAGTATTACTACGTCATCACCGACTTCGCCGGGAGTGGCGAGCAGGTCGTCCGCATCCCGTCGACGGGGAACGAGACGGTACTCGACGCGATTTCCTTCATCGGCGGCCTGTCGGCGGTGTCCACCAAGCGGCTCTGGATCGCCCGCCCGGCTCCGGCCGGCGTCGGGGATCAGATCCTCCCGGTCGACTGGAAGGGCATCACCCGGCGGGCGAGTACGGGCACGAACTACCAGCTCTTGCCGGGCGACCGCCTGTTTGTGATGGGTTCGCCGGCAGCTAAGGTGGACAACGCGATGGCCCGCACCCTCGCGCCGGTCAACCGGGCCTTCGGGGCTATATTGCTCGGCACGACAACTGTGCAGACCATCCAAAATCCGAGTATTTTGTCCGGCGTCGGCCGGTAA
- a CDS encoding SDR family oxidoreductase, translated as MRELCLVTGGAGFIGSHLVEALLAAGHPVRVLDDLSTGRASNLAHMSPAPELIRGSVTDPVVVERAVKGVGVVFHLAAVASVARSLEDPLHCHGVCATGTLNVLDAARKHGVRRIVYAASSSAYGPASDPAGQDEDTPLQPLSPYAAAKLAGEHYLASFAASYGTETVRLRFFNIFGPRQRADSPYSGVIAIFTGMMSEGRAPAIHGDGLQTRDFVYVTNAVQALIKAAHAKGVSGQVYNVGTGKSVTLLDLVAALNKTLGTHLTPTHGPARVGDVRYSLAKIARIRTALGYEPTVSFEEGISRTVEWYRSGIR; from the coding sequence ATGCGCGAACTGTGTTTGGTCACCGGCGGCGCCGGGTTTATTGGGTCGCACCTCGTCGAAGCGCTGCTGGCGGCCGGTCACCCGGTTCGCGTGCTGGACGACCTGAGTACGGGCCGCGCGAGTAATCTAGCTCACATGTCCCCGGCCCCCGAGCTGATTCGCGGGTCCGTGACCGATCCAGTCGTCGTGGAACGTGCCGTGAAGGGCGTGGGAGTCGTGTTCCACCTCGCGGCGGTGGCGTCGGTCGCCAGGAGTTTGGAAGACCCGCTTCACTGCCACGGAGTCTGTGCGACCGGAACCCTGAACGTCCTCGACGCGGCCAGAAAACACGGCGTCCGCCGAATCGTGTACGCGGCGAGTTCCAGCGCGTACGGTCCCGCGTCCGACCCCGCCGGCCAGGACGAAGACACGCCCCTCCAGCCGCTTTCCCCTTACGCGGCGGCGAAACTGGCCGGGGAACACTACCTGGCGTCGTTCGCAGCCAGTTACGGCACCGAGACGGTCCGGTTGCGGTTCTTCAACATCTTCGGCCCGCGGCAACGGGCGGACAGCCCGTACTCGGGCGTGATCGCGATCTTCACGGGCATGATGTCCGAGGGTCGCGCCCCAGCCATTCATGGCGACGGCCTTCAAACCCGTGACTTTGTCTACGTGACGAACGCGGTTCAGGCGCTGATCAAGGCGGCTCACGCAAAAGGCGTATCCGGGCAGGTCTACAACGTGGGGACTGGGAAAAGCGTAACCCTTCTCGATCTGGTCGCGGCTCTGAACAAAACTCTCGGAACCCATTTGACACCCACCCACGGCCCCGCGCGGGTCGGCGACGTGCGCTACTCACTCGCGAAGATCGCGCGCATCCGCACGGCACTCGGGTACGAACCGACGGTGTCATTTGAAGAAGGCATTAGCCGAACGGTCGAATGGTATCGCTCGGGGATTCGTTGA